The genomic interval CGGTGTCGCTGGATTCACTCCTGGCGCAGAAGGGTAATGCTGAGACACACCTGGTACAGAACCCACAGGCGTCGCCCCTCTTGCCACAGGCACTGACGGTGCCGAAATGGTCATTCCCCCTGGTGAGAAGGGGTTGTATGTGTAGGGAATTTGCGAAGAGTAAGCCGGCTGGGGGGAGTAGATTGCGTTTCCGGGGTGCGGCGCTTGCAGAAAACCGACGGAAGGCGCCATTGTCATTTGTCCTAGAGAAACGCCCACGGAGGGGCTGTTTTGCCGCTGCTGTTGCCGTCCTCCCCTCTGCCCCGCTCCCGAACTGTGCGAGTTCCCTTGGTGGTTCCGATTTGCTCTCCCGCCTCCCCTTCCACCGCTTTGGTTTCCACGCATCATCTCTTGCATCATCTGACTCTGCTGCTGCCCCGTGAGAAACTGTTGCATGAGTTGCTGCTCTGATCCCATCGGCGCAGATTGCCCTGCGAAGCCTTGACGTTGGCTCTGAATCTGTTGCTGCGTGAGAAACGTGGCCATCatttgctgctgctgcggaCTCATTGAGGCAATACCACCAGGAGGCATTTGGAAACCCATCATGCTCAGTGCCTCGACAGCTTGCCGACGCTGACGTCCGGCCGCTATCATGTCGCCTAGCCCCATCACTTCTTTCTGATCACCaggttcctcttcttcacgcgacgaagaaagtcCTTCTGAAGAAGCAGTGTTCGCACTCGGTTCGCTTCCACCTTCTCTGAGGGTCATCGCTGAATCCACTGTCGAGGACGGCTGCAACCGTCTTTTCTCACTTAAAACAGAGCTGGTTTCGCCAGGCAAGACAACCGGACGTGCGTCGCTTGTGaacggaaaaaagacagatGCAACGCTTCGGTCTGTAAAGAGTGGTTTCTTCTGTTGGTCAACTTGTCTTAAGACTTCTGGAGTGTCTTGCGGTACTATCAGAGGCTGTTCCGCCCAaccggaagagagacgactcAAGGAATTTCCCCTGGACGGCATGTATTGCTCGAATCCAGTCCACCAGCGATACGCATTTTCTTCTTTATTGGACGACACGAAGTCACCATTTACATAATCTTTAGTATACGAACACCGATCGTCTTGGCAAATATTGAGCAAATCGTGTAGGCGGTTTGAAGTTACGATGCCTTCAGTTCTCCATTCGGCGGAACTGGAGATGGGATCAAGAATCGTTCCTCCTGTACAACCTCGCATGTCATTCCGCCTTTCCAGCGTTTCGGGATCGTGTCGTTGTTGAATTTCAACGCTCGCTGtagaagaaaggaacgagCCTTCGTCCGGGTACTCTACCTCGGGCAAGCCTACTGCTGTTGGACTTGGAACGCTGGGGAGACTAATTACATTCATCACCTCCGTGTCGACTCTCCATGCTGGAGTAGGCAGAGGtacaagggagaagaagtcgcCATGAAAAACGACAAGAATACAGGTTAATGAAGAGCGAGTGAGTGTGACCCTCATACTCGTGACTGAAACAAAGAAGTTCTGTGAGTCAATCTGTTGGGGATCAAAGCCAGTGCTTGTTCTCTCAGACTAACGACTGAACATCTTCTGACGGAACAGTTGCCCACACAGTCAACGCTCAGAATGCTGTTCGCTTCAATAAGAAGGCGACCTTCTGTAACCCAAAATAATCAGCGTCCCCCGTCAGGAAATCTGGAGTGGACTACTGTTGGCGCCAGTATTCGAGTCCTCTACGTATGTAATTATATGGCTGCACTTATGGCCCTGCTTAACCACCTGTTAATACGTCTAAATGGGGCGGTTGGACACAAAATGCTTCAAGACATGGGAATCATCAGCAAATTCAAATGTAGGAAGGCTGTATCTGTACACGCTATAAAAGCACTTATCTCGGAGGAGGGTTTATCTCCACCCCGATAAGAGGGCACGACCATATTTAGATAAGTGGACACTATTACTGCAGGCGCATTCCTTTAGGCTGAATGTCATACGAGATCAATGGGGAAAGGCTGTAGCTTTCTCGATTTGCATTCACAAatgaggcagagagagcggaaTCGGCGGCGGCCGTTTCGGACAATCTAAACCTGGGGATCAGCTGAAGAATGTATGCAACCCCCATCGAAGAGATCACTTAAGTTCCAGCGGCTTAATACACCGTGGCCCTTGACGGTATGTTGAACAGCTGAAGAGACCGCTGCGTCTTCACTGTTTTTGAATGTGTTGCCCACGGCACACTCGAACACTGTGTGTCCCTCCCAAGAAATGCAGGCCACATAAGCTTAATTATCCTGCAAGATCCCGGAATAAACCAGTTACAGAGACCGTCGTCAGCGCGGCTGGCCTGGCGGAGGAGCACTGCTCTGGTGGTATTCTCTGCCGGCCGGTGCTCACACGATTTGGTTTACCGTTCTTCAATTACCCCTGTTGCCAGGTGAACACAGAGAATCCCGAAAAGCAGGATTTTTGGGGAGCAGGTGGCGACAGTCAACAACCGACTGACGTGGCGATACAAGCACGGCTTTGTTCGCATCACCGGCCACACAAGATGGCAGACAAGGAAGTTCATAAAGTGAGAAAACACAACCTGGTTTTCAGATAGGCCACTTTCGGTAGGCCTTTTccaaagaaaacaaaggacGATAGTGTAAAAACGTATATATGGAGGAGAGCGTGTACGTAAATAATTATGCACTCGCGGGACTCTAAAGGATCTTGAGGTCTCAAGGTGAAGCGAAGCAGGTAGAAAACAATTGAAATAGAAATATACAGCGGCAGAGGGAATCAGTTATCGCACTTCAGAATAAGAAATGATCGTGCACGAAAAGATTCGTACACAGATACGCTATTCCGAAACGAGATTTGCCCTTTACTGGGGTTTGCTTGATTTGTACGCAGTGATACGCAAAAAAGTAAACAAGCATAGGTGTTTATATGTGTACAGGTCGTAGAAGTAGCGTCCCTCCTGTCatcaaaaaaaaacagttgATGATTGATCGAACTGGCGGTCCCGAGTCACCGGGGGTGCAAGGTTCCGTATACGTTGTTATCACAACACGCATTTGCCGAAAATTCACGTTGTAACTTTATAAACAAGAAGGCAGATGGGAGTTCCTGCAGCCCCGCTCCACCGCTGTGGCAGCTTATCAACAACGGGTTTTTTTGTCTGTTCACATCTCCCACGTGACAGGGGGAGGGTGGGAGCAGAGAAGTGACGACGATGTATGGCATGTACGACATGATTGCTTCTCCTCAAACTGATAGCCAAACATCGTCAACGAATGAGTAATTTAAAGGAAAACGCGTGTTCCTTGTTGATGACTCACAACGGTTTAATGAACTCTCTTCTTAGAAagggacaggagacgaagcgatGGTCTGTAGTGAATCAGAGTATGCTTGCATTCGTCTGAAAGTATAGCAAGGACTGTGTCACCACTAGGAGCGCACACACCTGTTTGGCTGGCAAGAGACGTGCTGCTGACAGATCGAGGTGACTACCATGTTGTATATGAGAAAATCTTATATTAAGGTTCAGTAGTCGTCGTCAGGTGTCGCGCTGACCAATGTACTGAGTTGCGCAGCAGCGTCCTCCATTGGTGAAACTAGGAACTGGTACTAGTGTAACTAGATCAGGTGGAAGTGTCCAAATGAGTTTGGACGTAGCAAAGTGGCAGCAAAGCGGAAACAGACAAGGGCAAAACAGTCTTGCGACGGTCGCACTGAACTCGCCCTCGCGTAGCACTGCAGCGCCCAGTGAAACTTATCTTCAGACTGTCCCAGCTACCGTATCCGAAATTCTTTTGGGTATGTGGGGACTTTAAAATAGTGCTGTGGTCATACGCTTTCTCTTCCAACAGCGTCACGCACCATGAACTGTTGCACCCTCGGGTAGTCTGTACCATAAGCAAATACGCAACTTACTTCTCCGAATTCCACACTTACAGTCAATTTTACGAAATTGTCTGTATAAAGAAATGGATGGATCGTCTGCGCCACACTGCGCAAATCTATCAGTCTGCATCGCCATGCTCTGCCACCCTGTTTGGCATGTGTGAGTAACAATCTGAGTATACAGGGATATGGAAAGCTGCTGGAGTGAGCTGTGTTTCGTGGCCTCCGCGGACTGTGGTGTCATATACTGACCCCATATGTGGTGTTTGGTCCCTCATTCATGATTTCAGTTATAAGCATGCATTTAACGGTGTATTCTATCAGCACTAGCAGTGCACCGTAAACGTCTCCATAATTATAATGTACCGCGAGTGTTGCCCTAAATCGAATCTCCGCAACTGAACGCATCGACGCCAGACTTGAATGATTAGATTGTGTGCAGCAGGAAGACTTCACTAGTTTCCAAGCGATTGAACCAGGAACGTGCATAGCTAGTGTTCTCGTTTCATCCTTTAGCGCCCTGGAGAAGAGCTGATACGTAGTTCATTGATACACAGTGAGGCAATCTGCTATCGACCTACAGGAGGTACTGTTGTGTCTCCAGATGCTTCCCTCTAAGTGTAAAATACCTGGTGAAGCATCTTCTGAGTTAGGAACAGTCGATTACTTGACGATATTCAAGATACTAAATATTTTCCTTTTTGATAAGTTAACCCTATCACCAGAGTGGAACCAGAGGGTTGCACTGCAGCAACAGCGCGCATACCTTGAAAGGTAAGTTTTCTCCGTGTCTTGAAAAAGGAACCCTTGACGGATGAGGAAAACTGCCACATAACAACGAAAATAACGCATACTGGGCTTATCGTGCCCAAATGCAACGGTATGTAGAACGAGGTTTCCCTTCGAAACCCACCAGCGACATTATTGCCTCTCAAGAACAGCAATTGTGACTAGATCTGCTACAAAATGTATGGTGTGTCATCAGGACACAGTCGGAGGACACTGTTTTAGCAAATACACGGCGTATTGTAAGCATCGTGTGCGCCCCAGCCAGAGGTAGAAGTGGGAAAAAGGTGTTCTATGATACTTCTGAACCTGTAAACAACACTGAGAGGTACATAGACGAACGAGAACGCGTTTGTCGAGCACCAAGGATGTGACACATAGTGGATCACACATGGAGGAGATGGTTCGCGTGTTTGGAAACGAAGATGCGGAAGCAGAACGTgggagagacggcggcaAGCCCATTCACGGTTCAATAACCTTCAACTAGATGAACTCACACTTTTCGGCGCATCCATCAATGTTGCCGTTGCTGCCAACTGGTTCAACTCGGGCAGCATTGCGCAGTCTGACTGCACTCGCTGTCATTGGACATTCGAAGAGGGGTAACCTGTCTTCTTGGTAACGAATTAATGTCATCGACTGTTGGTGCTGCTGCTTTTCAGCGGGCTTCAGATCAGCGGTTGCTTTCGCTAGCAACGCGCCCCGTGGTCGATTTGAGTACGATGTATTTCCCCCCAAAATTACTTTATTTAGGGAGTGCAACCATGtacgcatatgcatatgtatccGTACATATATTTGCGTTGATGTCTGCGTGCAGACATATCTCTATATGTACAGGTTTCGAGCAGCTACACCTACACCTGTAGGTACAAGTATATGCCTCGGAAGCATCCAGGCGTGTATCAACAAATGGCTCTGTACCTATTTCTCTATACATGCAGGCTGACATCAAAGAACCCTGAATCTCATCAATGTCTTCACTTCTTTTGAAGGTAAGCGAGGTCATCCAGAGCTTTGGTGACCATTGACATTGCAGGACTCGTGTCGCTGGTTTTCATGAGGAGGTCGGCAATTGCTTTTACACCACCTCTTATTTCCTGAACCTGGGCTGCAGGATCCCCTTGTGCACGCTCCATGCCAGCAAGGCTAGAGTGCATGGCGTCAGAGCCTTGCTGGGTTAGAAGCGCCGTAGTCTTGAGAGCTGCTCCAACACCCTGTGCCACTTTGTTGGTTTTGTCCCTACGTTGTTGTTTCTCGGCAATGGCCTTCTTCGAAACCTGCCAAGAAGCGAACCCTTCACTCTGTGTGCCAGGTGGCGTTACGCTGCGCCCCTGCTTTGCTTGTTCGCTATCTACACCAGCCAAAACCGCTGCTCTGCCATCCAGGTGAGGGGTCGTAGAACTAGGACTCCGAGCCCACCGGCACTCACAAACAGCTTTCAAGTTCTTTGAGCCACGCACATTGATCACATGCCGAAATAGGATGAACTGGGAAGTCTCCATGCGCTGAATACCACATTCGTTGTCCTGTGCAAATGAACAGTGATCACATGCAGTGGAGCCCATCCATTACCATGCCATAAGCATACACAGGTGTACTTGTCATCGTGCCCACCCCGCACAGTTGCGTATATAGACACATTCGAATCAGTATTTTGTTATATTCCTAGAAACGCATGGGACACAGTCCCCATTTTTTGACATCAAACTACGAACTGCTGCTCTACTCTTTATGTCGTAACAACGGGGTTTGCCAAACAAATCAGTTGCTGCATTCACTGAAGTGGACATTACCTTACGGGCTGTAGCGAGCCTCTTTTTACTTCATACATTTCTCGCAGAGGGCCCGTTCCATATTCACTGAAGCGTCGCATGTGAGTCCCCTACGATCCGGTCTTTCGCCGCTGTCGAGTCCACCACCACGGGTCTAGTATAGGCGATGCGATCCGGCCGCGACAAGCCGTACACTGTTACCTCAAAACTACCATTAGGTACTAACGTATGCAGAGGTGAACCCAATTTGCGTCCTTGTACTGTTACTATCACCTTACCTCGTAAGCGGTGGAGGCGCAGACCGCGTTCTGCATGGGAACGAAATGCGCTTGACACGCACGATTTTCTGCTGGAGATTCGTTTAGGTACggaggcttcttcttccagtcTCCGCCGACAGCTTTCTGAGGAATGCAGCAAGTCATGCCGCTGCTCACGCACCGAACCCACGGCTGTCCCACTGAACGAAGAAGCATACCGGCACATCCACAGTCAAGGCCCGCTCATTGCCAAGCCATCCATCTGTGCAAGTACCGACAGCATGGCATTTTGGCAACGATAGGTGAGGATCACCAGTCACTGATGCGGTCCAAGAGCTGCATTCTCTGAATGGAACAACTGTCTGACCCTTGCTTACGTGAACACTCACAAAGCCTTGAATGCATGTCTGTGTATACACACCAATACAGGAGACAGACTTCTCGGTTGTACTGTCTcaccctcttctccaccaaAATACCCCCCCACCCACCGAGAGAACAATGCAATATATCCAAGCACTGATAACCATCTAATATGCTGTCTGCTGAGCAGCCAGATCACCGTAAGCCTTTTGTCGTTTATTGCGTGGGCGAGCGTCCTTACAGTGCGTGGGCGGCTTCTCcttttgttctttcctcgcttcatTCCTCTGCTGGCTCCACTCGAGAGCCTCTTCGAAGGGGAAACTCTTGATCAGTGAGTTGCCGACCCCAATAAATGACGAAGTGCTAGTGAAGAGCTGATCTGCTGACTGAACAATGGCCGGCATTGCCGTCACCGCACCGGGCAACTGCCGCGACActccagcagctgcagatCCTGCAGCTGCTATGCCTCCCGATCCCACACCTTCTCTTGTCTTGATTCCGGCACCTGCTGAAACACCTGGAGTAGAAAGAGAAGGGCTGGCTCCTGGGtgagacagggaagaagggcCACGAGGAAtagagacaggcgaagctCTGGCACCTCCAAGATTTCCTCCTCGTGACGATACTGTTGTACCAGCTGGACTGTCAAAGGCCGAGGAAGTTGTGGATGAATACACGAGGTTACTCAGTTCAGTACTAAAGGACGACGGGTTGACGGAACCCGAGTAGAACCCCGCTGGAGTAGTGGAAGAGATTCCGGGAGATGATCTAGCAACTTCATGGACGTCATGACTTGTGATCGACTGTTGTGTCCGTTTTGGAAGCTCAGGCAAAACAGTGGTTGTCGATGCCAGCACTGGCGACAACGATCCTGATGTGTCAGAGTGTGCAGGGGACGAAGGTGTGGACGTTGTTAATGGTGTGGGAATCTTGGTGCTAGAATGCGGCGATCCAGAAGAAATAGGGGAACCCAGAGTGGAAGACGCAAATGCTGGActgtggagagacgaaggaccCTGGAAGGAAGATACGGAGTGAATTGACTCCGGATACAATGAAGAGGGGATActgaaagacgagacagtGCCGGCACCCGCAATGTTGCTGCCCCAACCAGCTGCTGAACCCGTCCGAGCGTGGACATCGTCCAGGAGAGATAAGCCTGGAGCTGTCTGTGTCAAACTGGGTAGTCTGGGACTGGTTGACGCCGCAAACGCTTGATCCCGTGCTGTCGCAACACTCAGCCGAGATATCGTACCTTCCCCCCCCACTAATGGTTTCACGCCAATACCAGATGTTGGCGACACGTCTCCTGAGGCTGAGTAAATAGATCTATGCATCCCCGGACCATGATTTCTGGGAGGGAGAGTGTTTCCATACACTGGAAGAGAGTGTTGTGTCTCCGTTGGTTGCCAGGCTGGGGGAGTGCTTCCGTTTTGACTCAGGCTATGTACGCCAGTGCTGCCTGTCGTGTAGCTATTCTGAGGGGAAACCCGGGCAATAGCCACCTCTGAGGCTACTGGCAGTGTGTCGGGAAACGGGCGAGCCCCAACGGACCCGAAAGCCACAGAGAGGGGAGTCGTTGGTGGCGCCACCGAGTCGGCATTTGCCAGCGCCGGGGTATGAGGGGGGGCACTTGACGGTGTCGAACCAACCGAGTGAGAAGCAGGAATGGGAAGGCCTGGATCTGCTTCGAAAATGCGAGGAACCATGGTACTTGGAACTACCGACGTGAAGACGGGAGGAGCGGTGGTGCGCTCGAGAAAAGCCCCAGAGGAAGGTGGCAGAACTTGATTCCCAGCATTGGGGGCGAACCAAGTATCAGGTGCCATTCCAGCTGAGGAAGCGCGCAATGCTGGCATCGACGTCGATGACGCAATATTCGAAATGACACCCTCTTCAACTTTCAGAGGCATGGACGGAGAAAGATGCGGATGCACGCCGTTGCCAACGCCTAGAGCCGTGGAGGGGTCTAGAGGAGGAACAGCGGGCGAGTCGGGTTGTGGAGCAGACGGTCCACGAACAGACAGCAAACCAAGGCCACCTCCCCCGAGGCCTCCAAGCCATGGGAAGCTGATTGGAatgggaagaggaagagggacaGGATACGTGCGACGTGGCTGTggatcttcctcttctgtgttaatatcatcttcctcttcttcatcttcatcattctcttcttcgtcatcaTCTGGATTCCCTagcccttcttcttcgctcggagactccttctctcctgtctgtgtTGTCTGAAGCTGAGAAGCGGCATCAGGCCATTGCGACACAGATGCCTCTTCCATGAGCGTGGGAGCGAGGTCTGCCCCAGGCGTAATGCCTTCCGCAGCTTCTTGTTCCATGAACAGGTCAAACATGGTAGGACTTTGTGTCAGAGTCAGATCAATTATTTTCTTTGTTGCACTATTTGTCGATGTTGCTTTCGGCCTGTTGACATCGCTTCCATTCTCACCGGAACTGGGACGATTGCTGCTCGAGCCACTATTCATTGGGCGACGGCTTTGTATCCCAGGATTTCGTATCATATCGGATAGGTTGTCAGGGATTGTGATGATATCAACTCCAGAAATACTAGATTCCAACGTTGCATACGTCTCTCTCGTGCCTGTGGCTGCTGGAGTAACGGAGGTCAGCGGTGCCGGCGCGCCACTCGAACCTGATGGACGTGGAACAGCAGTTTGAGAACTTTCTGGTTTTCGAGGGTCACTCAGGATAGCCACCGGATCAGCTCTGTCAGCCGCGTCGAGACTAGACGCAGACAGGCCGGTACCAGGCTCCCCTTGGGTTTCTACCATTTGCCCCGCCTTTGAGGACTGGCTCTGTGCTGGTAGTGGTTCCTCAACGGCAGATTCAGGAGAACGGCTACGAGACGTATACAGGAAATCATGGTCAGCCGAAGGATCGACAGATTCTGGAATCTGTAATGCCTGCAACTCCGTTGACGCCATCCGCTCTTTGGCTGGGGAGACTGTGACCATCCGGTTACTGTCAGAGTTCACTTGAGGCAGTATATGAACCACTTCGGAATCGTATGCGGGGTTCGTTGCTGGCAAGCTGGTATGGTGAGCAGGTAAACGGTTCGATAACGATGTATCAAAAGGGACCTGGGAATGAAGCATAGCGGAATGGGTATAGGAGGAAATGCCATAGTTATCAGAACGCTCATTCTGCAGGACAGCTGTGCGTTTTATGTGAACTGAGTCTCTTTCTGACTAGTGCACGTCATTCAGCATCATCTGCGATTTCGGCAAATGCATGAAATGAAGTACGAGAGGGGATGGTGGGTCAACCACCGTATCTCCGGCTTCGTCAGAGAcctctttcgctgtctcaGAAGCTAAGGGCGTAGGCAAGCTGAGGGTGGACACGGGAAGACTTTCAAAGTCAACAAGGTCAGGCAACATGTGCGATAGCGGCTGTGTTGACAGAAAAGTTTTTCGCCGACCGCTTTCGAAATGTACATTTTCTAAGTGTACTGCAGTTACCTGAGCCGCTGCGGTCTGGGCTAGTTTTTTGTCCTGTTTTGATGATGCACTTTCAGGCGCCACAGTGAAGCGGTCCCGCAGCCCCGGTGAAGAAAATGCCAAAGAGGCGATTTCCTTCTTATTCACCGAAGTTCTAGTCGAGTCGCGCACCTCTGCTGCCACCGGCAGCCATTCAGAACTCCTTTTACCATCCCGTGCAGCAGAAACAGCCACAAGTTCCTGAACCACGTCCGACAAATCGTCTTCAGAGGACCTCTGCGCTTCACCCGCGTTTCGGCGCTTCACCTGTAGTGCTTTTCCAGGATTTGTTCCAACCATCAATTCACCGGTTGTCAACTCAGTTTTGTTCCTTGACATCTCCGGTTCCAGCTGTTCAgttttgtcttctcctctttggGTTCCACGTTTCCCGTTCACTTGGTGCCTTTCTTCTACAACGTCGCAGTCGACTTCTGTTCTACCAGTATCTCGTGTTTGCTGCTGAACATCCTGTTCCGAATGAATCTCTTCAAACATTTTCGCTACTCTGCTACCTTCTTTCTTATGGTCTGCATTACTATCTGTCCTGTTGGTCTCAGTTTCGACAAGAAGAGCATCCAGCCTTCCATCTTCAAGCCCAGGATCTTTCAGGTAGTCGTTGAGTCTATCTGCCTCGctattgccttcttcatcgaGTTCAGCGGtgcttttctcgtttctgtggTTTCTCGTTTGTTCTTCATTCTGGTCGTGTGCCCCTCGTTCTTTCATCCGCTCGGAAGATCCTTCTTGCTCTGTTAGTTCCTGCAATTTGCCTTCGAGTTCAGCTTCCGATGCTGCTTTCGTTCCCACGTGAATTTTCCTGTCTCCATTGAGAGGCGACGTGTGCCCCGTTTCTGCGCCATCGCCTCGTACTCTAGTCCGTGACTGGCCTGCGGGGGGCTTTTGGGCGATTCCCTTCGCTACTCGCTCACCCGGGTCGTTTTCAGCTTTCTGTGCCGATTCTTTTCGTCCCTGtgcgccttcttccgttTGCACTTCGTCCCGCGACGCTTCCTCCAGAGTTCGATGTTCTACCGGTATGAACTCGGTTTCTCCCTGTGTGCCACTTTTCTCTGGATCCAATGCTCTTACGCCCATACTGTCACCTGTCTCACCATCCTCATGGCTATCCTCTTTCTCATAATTAGTTCCATCGGAATCGACATCTACGAACAAAGGTTCCAATTTCATCTGCGGCAGCGAATCGACATCTTCTGTATCTGACTTCGCCTGCTCGTCTGTTCTACTTGGCAACGTAGACACTCCATCGTCTTCATGAAGCGTTTCAACCACACTGCCGTGAACCAACTGACCTTCTGACGGGTACCCACGTCCTGGTCTTCGCTGATCACTGCTTTGTTGCTCTGTATCATCTTTGGAGCTGCTAACATTCGGTCGGCTTCGGTGTCTTTCCGCATTATTGTCCACAGTGGGATCGGATGAGGCGACGCTGGAAATGCTGAATTCTAATGAGAGCGGGAAGCCGCTAACTTGTTGAAAAAGCACTGTGTCACCTGAACTGGACGATGGGCCGGCTTGAGGTTCTTTCAGAGCAGAtccttctgccgcttctggCGAGGAGGTCTCTTTCCCACCGGCACCTCCATCTTGCTGCAACGCCTGTAAAGGGCCTTTTTCCACTCCATCCTGCGAGAGATGAATACTCTCCCTTTCGTCGGGGGTTCCCCCACCGATAGGCTCCGAGTCTCCATTAACACTCTCCTCAGGTTGACGCTGATGGtgtccttctgcttcttctgtgccGGAGACGTCTTGCTTCCCAAGTTGCAGTTTTTGGTCCATTTCATCAATCCTTGGTAGCCCGTTGTCGCTCGTCGATGCCACATCTTTCTGCACGTGGCTTGATGCCAGGGTTCCGCTATCGTGCTCGCTCCCGTAGGCTTCCCTGGTCGATGCCGGCACACGTTGACCCCCTGGTTCTGACGAAGACTCGGGGACGTGAGAACCAGCAGAACTGCCTTCCTTCGTAAGCTTCAACTGCTCGCTAGGCGTAGACATGTGCTGTCGCTGAAACAcgtcgttctttctcttatCGTACGTGGGTGCCACTGGGTTCATTTGGTGCTCCTCTGGCGTCGCAGCCGTGTCCGCAGATTCGCCATAGTTTTTCAGGAGCTTGTCGTTTTGATTTCCTTCCTCCAAGAGCTCTCGGTGTAATAATGGCTCCTCAGATAGAGGttgtgttttcttcccctcttcagtgactctgtctctcggtCGCAAATAATGTTTCTCCTCCAGATTGGTTTGCCGAGTGTAGGTCCGCGGCATCAATGAACTGTCCTCTCGAAAAATTTTCCCTAGTTCGAAGTATTCCTTTGTTGTGTTTTCGTATTCGCCCTCTGTACGCAAGGAGAGTACGTGTGAAGGCAGAGTCCTCTCAGGCGCTGTACCATCAGAGTCTTCCTCGCCTAACATTTTCTTGTGTAGCCAAGAGACTGTAGTGCCTGTTTCTCCAGTATCGCCTTCACCGCGGGTCTCGCTTCCGTCTAGACATCCTTCAACTGCAGCTTGCTGTCCCGTGGAAACACCAGCGACGGACACGTTACATGGGGTCGTTTTTCCGTCTGTGCGGCCTCTCAACTCTGCTTGCGCTGCAACCACGACGGGGCGGACCatttgttcttctcccgaTGCGTCTGGAGTCGCTTCCGGGGGAACGACTGCCGTGTCGTACTGCGCTGTCGTCAAGTTTCTTGTTGCGGCGTTCGATTTTCGTCGCGGTTCCGCAAGTTCCCATTCAGTGATCTGCTCTTGCTGAAGTGCGTGTCGAGAATGTTCGGCAGTGCTGTCGACGGGCAATGTCGCAGCTGAGTCTGATGCCTGAATCGTTCCAGTTGCAGGTGATTGCGAGTCCGGTTTGGCCTTCATCTTTTGCCCTCTACCCTCTGGAACCTTCAAAGCAAATCTGGGTACTCCAGCACCAGGCCGTACCATATTGTTCGCCGTAAGAGGCCTTTTAGCATCAACGTCGTGTTTTGCCACTTGCTCTCGCTGGCGTGCGCCGCTGGAGGCACCTTCAAGTGCTTTTCGGCTTTTGCCCCCCTCG from Toxoplasma gondii ME49 chromosome VIIa, whole genome shotgun sequence carries:
- a CDS encoding hypothetical protein (encoded by transcript TGME49_201660), coding for MRVTLTRSSLTCILVVFHGDFFSLVPLPTPAWRVDTEVMNVISLPSVPSPTAVGLPEVEYPDEGSFLSSTASVEIQQRHDPETLERRNDMRGCTGGTILDPISSSAEWRTEGIVTSNRLHDLLNICQDDRCSYTKDYVNGDFVSSNKEENAYRWWTGFEQYMPSRGNSLSRLSSGWAEQPLIVPQDTPEVLRQVDQQKKPLFTDRSVASVFFPFTSDARPVVLPGETSSVLSEKRRLQPSSTVDSAMTLREGGSEPSANTASSEGLSSSREEEEPGDQKEVMGLGDMIAAGRQRRQAVEALSMMGFQMPPGGIASMSPQQQQMMATFLTQQQIQSQRQGFAGQSAPMGSEQQLMQQFLTGQQQSQMMQEMMRGNQSGGRGGGRANRNHQGNSHSSGAGQRGGRQQQRQNSPSVGVSLGQMTMAPSVGFLQAPHPGNAIYSPQPAYSSQIPYTYNPFSPGGMTISAPSVPVARGATPVGSVPGVSQHYPSAPGVNPATPTGGYGYGGGVNTGAYASALLPGGGSTLGGFANQGNASLRFTGFTGGNAASTPSPYDPNLQQRQSAESVDQAARWAEQLRRQQEGWARQNP
- a CDS encoding hypothetical protein (encoded by transcript TGME49_201650); its protein translation is MLHSQVPFDTSLSNRLPAHHTSLPATNPAYDSEVVHILPQVNSDSNRMVTVSPAKERMASTELQALQIPESVDPSADHDFLYTSRSRSPESAVEEPLPAQSQSSKAGQMVETQGEPGTGLSASSLDAADRADPVAILSDPRKPESSQTAVPRPSGSSGAPAPLTSVTPAATGTRETYATLESSISGVDIITIPDNLSDMIRNPGIQSRRPMNSGSSSNRPSSGENGSDVNRPKATSTNSATKKIIDLTLTQSPTMFDLFMEQEAAEGITPGADLAPTLMEEASVSQWPDAASQLQTTQTGEKESPSEEEGLGNPDDDEEENDEDEEEEDDINTEEEDPQPRRTYPVPLPLPIPISFPWLGGLGGGGLGLLSVRGPSAPQPDSPAVPPLDPSTALGVGNGVHPHLSPSMPLKVEEGVISNIASSTSMPALRASSAGMAPDTWFAPNAGNQVLPPSSGAFLERTTAPPVFTSVVPSTMVPRIFEADPGLPIPASHSVGSTPSSAPPHTPALANADSVAPPTTPLSVAFGSVGARPFPDTLPVASEVAIARVSPQNSYTTGSTGVHSLSQNGSTPPAWQPTETQHSLPVYGNTLPPRNHGPGMHRSIYSASGDVSPTSGIGVKPLVGGEGTISRLSVATARDQAFAASTSPRLPSLTQTAPGLSLLDDVHARTGSAAGWGSNIAGAGTVSSFSIPSSLYPESIHSVSSFQGPSSLHSPAFASSTLGSPISSGSPHSSTKIPTPLTTSTPSSPAHSDTSGSLSPVLASTTTVLPELPKRTQQSITSHDVHEVARSSPGISSTTPAGFYSGSVNPSSFSTELSNLVYSSTTSSAFDSPAGTTVSSRGGNLGGARASPVSIPRGPSSLSHPGASPSLSTPGVSAGAGIKTREGVGSGGIAAAGSAAAGVSRQLPGAVTAMPAIVQSADQLFTSTSSFIGVGNSLIKSFPFEEALEWSQQRNEARKEQKEKPPTHLGQPWVRCVSSGMTCCIPQKAVGGDWKKKPPYLNESPAENRACQAHFVPMQNAVCASTAYEVSKKAIAEKQQRRDKTNKVAQGVGAALKTTALLTQQGSDAMHSSLAGMERAQGDPAAQVQEIRGGVKAIADLLMKTSDTSPAMSMVTKALDDLAYLQKK